A window from Primulina huaijiensis isolate GDHJ02 chromosome 13, ASM1229523v2, whole genome shotgun sequence encodes these proteins:
- the LOC140991222 gene encoding uncharacterized protein — translation MPTEQGEYVVFTDASKLGLGAVLMQHDRVIAYASGQLKVHEKNYPTHDLGLTAVVFALKIWRHYLYGKKCKIFKDIKSLRVDIMNEAHSTPYFVHLGTTKMYKDLQLLYCWLGMKRDIMYLLSEFLTCQQVNTEHQRPTGMLRPLLIPVWKWKNITMDFVVGLPRQ, via the exons ATGCCGACAGAGCAAGGGGAATATGTGGTATTTACTGATGCTTCAAAGCTAGGATTGGGCGCAGTTCTTATGCAGCATGATCGAGTCATAGCATATGCGTCGGGACAGCTCAAAGTACATGAGAAAAATTATCCGACGCATGATCTAGGGCTTACAGCAGTcgtatttgcgttgaagatttggagacactacttgtatggaaAGAAATGCAAGATCTTTAAGGACATCAAGAGCCTCAG AGTTGACATCATGAATGAGGCTCACAGTACCCCTTATTTTGTTCATCTTGGAactaccaagatgtacaaggacttgCAACTTTTATATTGTTGGCTGGGAATGAAACGAGATATTATGTACTTATTATCCGAATTcttgacatgtcaacaagtgaatacagagcatcaaagaccaacGGGAATGCTTAGACCActtctcattcccgtgtggaaGTGGAAGAACATTACTATGGATTTCGTGGTAGGATTGCCAAGACAGTGA